Proteins encoded by one window of Flagellimonas lutaonensis:
- the nhaC gene encoding Na+/H+ antiporter NhaC — protein sequence MPDQQKKPKFREDETIIENKELNIWEALIPVFVLVGMLAYNVYVFGDDALSGSNQFILLLGGAVAAIVGFLNKVSYKQMLAEVAENIRSTTGALLILLMVGALAGTWMVSGIIPAMIYYGLQILNPTIFLAACVIICAIISIATGSSWTTAATVGIALIGIGEALGISLGMTAGAVLSGAYFGDKMSPLSDTTNLAPAMAGGELFSHIRYMALTTIPTISITLLVFIIIGFTVDTSGVADTEAILNTIGNTFNINGWLFIVPLAVIFLIVKKTPPLVALLLGTLLGGIFALIFQPDIVAGLTGSKNLTFESGYKGILNAITVKTSIATDNPQLNELFSAKGMEGMLGTIWLIVCAMVFGGIMDGIGALARITKSLLNMAKTTFGLFASTVGSCLALNVTASDQYLAIVVPGKMFSKAFEERDLAPENLSRTLEDSGTVTSVLVPWNTCGAYHSGVLGVTVGDYFFYAIFNWLSPLMTLFFAAFKIKIKQLAKA from the coding sequence ATGCCAGACCAACAGAAGAAACCCAAGTTCCGGGAGGACGAAACCATCATAGAAAATAAGGAATTGAACATATGGGAAGCCCTAATTCCCGTATTTGTATTGGTGGGCATGCTGGCCTACAACGTGTATGTGTTCGGCGATGATGCCCTGAGCGGTTCAAACCAATTCATCCTCTTGCTCGGTGGAGCCGTGGCGGCCATTGTGGGGTTCTTGAACAAGGTTTCGTACAAACAGATGTTGGCAGAGGTGGCCGAAAATATACGCTCAACAACCGGAGCCCTATTGATTCTTCTTATGGTGGGGGCACTTGCGGGAACTTGGATGGTCAGTGGTATCATTCCCGCCATGATCTATTACGGACTGCAGATTTTGAATCCCACTATTTTCTTGGCGGCCTGTGTTATTATCTGTGCCATTATTTCCATCGCCACAGGAAGCAGTTGGACCACTGCCGCCACTGTTGGCATTGCACTGATCGGTATTGGTGAGGCCTTGGGCATATCACTGGGCATGACAGCCGGCGCCGTGCTCTCGGGTGCCTATTTTGGTGATAAGATGTCCCCGTTGAGCGATACCACAAATTTGGCCCCCGCCATGGCAGGCGGTGAACTGTTCTCGCACATCCGTTATATGGCCCTTACTACAATACCCACTATTTCGATAACATTGCTGGTGTTCATAATAATCGGTTTTACAGTAGACACATCAGGTGTTGCCGATACGGAGGCCATTTTGAACACCATTGGAAATACTTTCAATATAAATGGATGGTTGTTCATTGTGCCCTTGGCAGTTATTTTTCTAATTGTGAAAAAGACACCACCCTTGGTTGCTCTGCTGCTCGGAACCCTACTTGGCGGGATTTTTGCTTTGATTTTTCAACCAGATATTGTCGCCGGATTGACCGGTTCTAAAAATTTGACATTTGAATCTGGCTACAAAGGTATTTTGAACGCAATAACGGTCAAGACCTCCATAGCAACAGACAACCCACAACTTAATGAGCTCTTTTCCGCAAAAGGCATGGAAGGCATGCTCGGCACCATTTGGCTAATCGTCTGTGCGATGGTTTTTGGTGGTATTATGGATGGTATCGGTGCATTGGCACGTATTACCAAATCGCTGTTGAACATGGCGAAAACCACTTTCGGACTCTTTGCCAGTACCGTAGGAAGCTGTTTAGCACTGAATGTCACAGCCTCCGATCAATATTTGGCCATTGTGGTGCCCGGAAAAATGTTCTCAAAGGCGTTCGAAGAGCGTGACCTCGCTCCTGAAAACCTAAGCCGTACCTTAGAGGATTCTGGTACCGTAACCTCAGTTTTGGTGCCTTGGAATACGTGTGGAGCGTACCATAGTGGCGTATTGGGTGTGACCGTGGGCGACTATTTTTTCTACGCCATCTTCAACTGGCTGAGCCCGTTAATGACCCTGTTCTTTGCAGCTTTCAAAATAAAGATCAAGCAGTTGGCCAAGGCTTAG
- a CDS encoding aminotransferase class I/II-fold pyridoxal phosphate-dependent enzyme: protein MDYKAANKIQDLQYFGEFGGVNPSISDSSTYTFLSAKTMFDTFEGNTEGCYLYSRHSSPSNLYLGEAMAALEGTETANVYASGMGAISAVIFQLCDAGDHILSSRTIYGGTYAFMKNFLRKFDINTSFVDITNLKAVKDSIGPKTKMIYCEAVSNPLLEVADIEALSRLAIKHGIPLVVDNTFSPLSISAARLGADIVVHSLTKFINGSSDCVAGAVCASKEFCLQLKDVNDGAGMLLGSTLDSLRAASILKNMRTLHIRMKKHSSNALYLAQRFEEDGLRVVYPGLESHPGHEVMKRQMVTEYGFGGLMTIDVGSIDMANALMELMQKENLGYLAVSLGFYKTLFSAPGSSTSSEIPEEEQKEMGLSEGLIRFSIGLDNDIEQTYKGMRRCMEELGVLKPQIA, encoded by the coding sequence ATGGATTATAAGGCTGCCAATAAGATTCAAGATTTACAGTATTTCGGTGAATTTGGTGGGGTGAATCCCTCCATTTCTGATTCATCAACCTATACTTTTCTTTCAGCAAAGACCATGTTCGACACTTTCGAGGGCAATACAGAGGGCTGTTATCTGTACAGTCGCCACTCATCTCCCTCAAACCTGTACCTGGGCGAAGCCATGGCAGCCCTTGAGGGCACCGAAACGGCCAATGTCTATGCCAGTGGCATGGGAGCCATCAGTGCCGTGATTTTTCAACTCTGCGACGCCGGCGACCATATCTTGAGCAGTCGTACCATATACGGTGGCACCTACGCCTTTATGAAAAACTTCTTGAGAAAGTTTGATATCAATACTTCCTTTGTGGATATCACCAATCTTAAAGCCGTTAAAGACAGTATTGGGCCTAAAACCAAAATGATCTATTGCGAAGCGGTTAGCAATCCCTTATTGGAAGTGGCCGATATAGAGGCCCTATCAAGATTGGCCATAAAACATGGTATTCCACTGGTGGTCGACAATACTTTTTCGCCCCTGAGCATCAGTGCGGCCCGGTTGGGTGCCGATATTGTCGTGCACAGTCTTACCAAGTTCATCAACGGCAGCAGCGACTGTGTGGCCGGGGCCGTATGTGCCTCGAAAGAATTCTGCCTGCAGCTAAAGGATGTCAACGATGGGGCGGGCATGTTGCTGGGAAGCACACTTGACAGTCTTCGTGCGGCCTCCATCCTAAAAAATATGAGAACCCTCCACATCCGTATGAAAAAGCATAGTTCGAATGCCCTTTATCTCGCACAGCGGTTTGAGGAAGACGGCCTAAGGGTCGTATATCCGGGGCTTGAATCACATCCGGGCCATGAGGTCATGAAAAGGCAAATGGTAACGGAATATGGTTTTGGCGGACTCATGACCATCGATGTGGGGTCCATTGACATGGCCAATGCCCTAATGGAGTTGATGCAAAAAGAAAACCTCGGATATCTGGCCGTGAGTTTAGGCTTTTATAAAACCCTTTTCAGTGCCCCGGGCTCATCTACCTCTTCAGAAATTCCAGAGGAAGAGCAAAAGGAAATGGGACTCTCAGAGGGGTTGATCCGTTTCTCCATTGGTCTGGACAATGACATTGAACAAACCTACAAAGGTATGCGCCGTTGCATGGAAGAATTGGGTGTGCTAAAGCCACAGATAGCGTAG
- the ribB gene encoding 3,4-dihydroxy-2-butanone-4-phosphate synthase, with protein MMKVMEDKIQLNTIEEAIEDIRKGKVIIVVDDENRENEGDFIAAAEMVTPEIINFMATHGRGLICAPLTEDRCNELGLSMMVENNTVLHHTQFTVSVDLIGHGCTTGISAHDRAKTVKALVDDNTRPNDLGRPGHIFPLRAKEGGVLRRTGHTEAAIDFARLAGLQPAGLLVEILNEDGTMARLPQLVKVAQKFDLKIVSIEDLIAYRMEHDSLIEKKEDFMVQTRFGEFRLRAYAQTTNDQVHIALTKGNWNKGDHVLTRINSTLVNNDILGTLTNNPDQKLQDMFTAINKEETGAFVFINQEAKSMNLIGRLQQLKVLQAEGELKAPPIEMDAKDFGIGAQILHDLDISKIRLLTNSKQAKRVGMVGYGLEIVEYVGY; from the coding sequence ATGATGAAAGTTATGGAGGATAAAATCCAGTTAAACACCATAGAAGAGGCCATTGAAGACATTAGAAAAGGGAAGGTCATTATCGTGGTCGACGATGAAAACCGTGAAAACGAGGGCGACTTTATCGCCGCGGCTGAAATGGTGACCCCTGAGATCATCAACTTTATGGCCACCCATGGCCGCGGACTTATTTGTGCCCCCTTGACGGAAGATCGCTGCAACGAGCTAGGCCTTTCGATGATGGTCGAGAACAACACCGTATTGCACCATACCCAATTCACCGTTTCGGTAGACCTTATCGGCCATGGGTGCACTACCGGCATCTCTGCACATGACCGCGCAAAAACAGTGAAGGCGCTGGTCGATGACAACACAAGACCCAACGATTTGGGCAGACCCGGCCATATTTTTCCCCTGCGGGCAAAAGAGGGCGGTGTGCTGCGTAGAACCGGGCATACCGAGGCAGCCATTGACTTTGCACGTTTGGCAGGATTACAGCCTGCAGGCCTCCTCGTTGAAATATTGAACGAAGACGGTACCATGGCCCGATTGCCCCAATTGGTAAAGGTGGCCCAAAAGTTCGACCTGAAAATCGTGTCGATCGAAGACCTGATTGCCTATCGGATGGAGCATGACAGCCTTATCGAGAAAAAGGAAGATTTTATGGTACAGACACGTTTTGGCGAGTTTCGCTTGCGCGCCTATGCCCAGACCACCAATGATCAGGTGCATATTGCCCTTACAAAAGGAAATTGGAACAAGGGCGACCATGTGTTGACCCGAATAAACTCCACTCTGGTCAACAACGATATTTTAGGCACCCTTACCAATAATCCCGACCAGAAACTGCAAGACATGTTCACCGCCATCAATAAAGAAGAAACCGGTGCCTTTGTCTTTATTAACCAAGAAGCCAAATCGATGAACCTTATCGGTCGCTTACAGCAATTGAAGGTATTGCAGGCCGAAGGTGAGTTGAAGGCCCCACCCATTGAAATGGATGCCAAAGATTTTGGTATTGGGGCACAGATTTTACACGACCTCGACATTTCGAAAATACGACTGCTCACCAATTCAAAACAGGCCAAAAGGGTCGGTATGGTCGGCTACGGATTGGAGATTGTGGAATATGTGGGGTATTGA
- a CDS encoding LolA family protein, with translation MKRYNIITILFLALASTAFAQDSQKAKALLDEVYNTVKSYDNVYVDFKYVLENNEANIRQETRGDVTLQGEKYVFNYLGSTQLYDGNKVYTIVPENEEVTIEDRTEDNNAVTPSKMLTFYRNGHKYQWDILQNVQGRKIQYVKLVPIDTNSEVKYRLLGIDAETKHIYRLIEVGNNGTKTTITVNSFKTNQPLSKSLFTFDEAKYKNDGYYIIRN, from the coding sequence ATGAAGCGTTATAACATAATTACCATTCTTTTCCTCGCATTGGCCTCGACTGCCTTTGCACAAGATTCACAAAAGGCCAAGGCCCTTTTGGACGAGGTGTACAACACCGTAAAAAGCTATGACAACGTATATGTGGATTTCAAGTACGTGCTTGAAAACAACGAGGCCAATATACGGCAAGAGACCCGGGGCGACGTGACCCTGCAGGGCGAAAAGTACGTGTTCAACTATTTGGGATCCACCCAGTTGTACGACGGTAACAAGGTATACACCATTGTACCGGAAAACGAGGAGGTGACCATAGAAGACCGTACCGAGGACAACAACGCGGTGACCCCATCGAAGATGTTGACCTTTTATAGAAATGGCCACAAGTACCAATGGGATATTTTACAGAATGTACAAGGCCGAAAAATTCAATATGTAAAGCTAGTGCCGATTGACACCAACAGTGAGGTCAAGTATCGTTTGTTGGGCATTGATGCCGAGACAAAACATATTTACCGGTTGATCGAAGTGGGCAATAATGGCACCAAAACAACCATAACCGTTAATTCTTTCAAAACCAACCAGCCCTTGTCAAAAAGCTTGTTTACTTTTGATGAGGCCAAGTACAAGAATGATGGCTATTACATCATAAGAAATTGA
- the tpx gene encoding thiol peroxidase, with amino-acid sequence MATVTLKGNEIHTLGNLPEKGSQAPDFTLVTNDLSTVSLADYKGHKLVLNIFPSIDTGTCAQSVRQFNEEAAELENTIVLCISKDLPFAQSRFCGAEGIDNVETLSDYRDGNFGKSYKVEFTDGPLKGLLSRSVVVIDEQGTVLYTEQVSETVDEPNYKAALEALMDA; translated from the coding sequence ATGGCTACGGTAACACTTAAAGGAAACGAAATACATACCTTGGGAAACCTACCCGAAAAAGGCTCACAAGCTCCTGATTTTACATTGGTGACCAACGACCTATCGACGGTATCACTCGCTGACTACAAGGGCCATAAATTGGTGCTGAACATTTTTCCGAGCATTGATACGGGTACCTGTGCCCAATCGGTGCGCCAGTTCAATGAAGAAGCCGCAGAACTTGAAAATACCATCGTGCTCTGCATCTCAAAAGACCTGCCTTTTGCCCAGTCCCGTTTTTGTGGGGCCGAGGGCATCGACAATGTCGAGACCCTTTCTGACTACAGGGATGGTAATTTTGGGAAAAGCTATAAGGTGGAATTTACAGACGGCCCGCTGAAAGGCTTGTTGTCGCGATCGGTAGTGGTCATTGACGAACAGGGAACGGTACTGTACACCGAACAGGTCTCTGAAACCGTCGACGAACCCAACTATAAGGCGGCACTTGAAGCATTGATGGATGCCTAA
- a CDS encoding DUF6952 family protein, whose protein sequence is MRLPLIKHLVNFIEEHDEDFVMEAAETLEHLSEAPSIKDEELDVIGELISNLYGALEVQKEIRSGTPKKEALNSFMNRVMGSIDL, encoded by the coding sequence ATGAGGTTGCCGTTAATTAAACACTTGGTCAATTTTATTGAGGAACATGACGAGGATTTCGTTATGGAGGCCGCTGAAACATTGGAGCATCTTTCAGAGGCGCCCTCAATCAAAGATGAAGAGTTGGACGTAATCGGTGAGCTCATTTCAAATCTCTATGGGGCTTTGGAGGTTCAAAAGGAAATCCGTTCTGGTACTCCAAAGAAAGAGGCCTTGAATTCTTTTATGAACCGTGTAATGGGTTCCATAGATTTGTAA
- a CDS encoding FtsK/SpoIIIE family DNA translocase, protein MAKKRRKSKPTSAKKRFSLRLSKQNKVILGSLLIVLSIALFFSFISFYFTWQADQSALSQFTDRNAEAKNLLKKFGAAVSHFFMYKGFGLAAFAFPVLLAVTGLYLFLGLQTKRLIGKWIWGLMGVIWISIALGFFAVDYPLLGGLVGYEMNDFLQDFVGRIGIFLLLVFVLVVIMVRLFNFSPEAIGNYFKEKGGLFQRGTSPESNLVKEMVEEGTIELDMAEEEPEQKIDTYTHKKDIPPLNQEAGLDVNLPQEEEVDIDLDVQKVNEEKEESDLKAEKLVKDFGEFDPKLELGNYKFPPLDLLDHHGGGGGININQEELEENKNRIVSTLKNYKIGIAQIKATIGPTVTLYEIVPEAGIRISKIKNLEDDIALSLAALGIRIIAPIPGKGTIGIEVPNKKATIVSMRSVIASKKFQNAEMQLPIAFGKTISNETFVVDLAKMPHLLMAGATGQGKSVGLNAVITSLLYKKHPAEVKFVLVDPKKVELTLYNKIERHFLAKLPDSEEAIITDNTKVIHTLNSLCIEMDNRYELLKLAMVRNIKEYNAKFKSRKLNPNDGHKFLPYIVLVIDEFADLIMTAGKEVETPIARLAQLARATGIHLIIATQRPSVNVITGIIKANFPARIAFRVTSKIDSRTILDTQGADQLIGRGDMLFTQGNDVTRLQCAFVDTPEVAKITEYIGSQRAYPDAHLLPEYVGEDSGTGIDYDISDRDSMFREAAEVIVTAQQGSASLIQRKLKLGYNRAGRIIDQLEAAGIVGPFEGSKARQVLVPDIHSLDQLLQNETKQ, encoded by the coding sequence ATGGCAAAAAAGCGAAGAAAGTCTAAACCTACTTCAGCTAAAAAGCGTTTTTCACTTCGACTATCAAAACAGAACAAGGTCATCTTGGGCAGTTTGTTGATTGTGCTCAGTATTGCCCTCTTCTTTTCGTTTATATCGTTCTATTTTACATGGCAGGCAGACCAGAGCGCCCTTTCCCAGTTTACTGATAGAAATGCCGAGGCCAAGAACCTATTAAAAAAGTTCGGGGCCGCGGTAAGCCATTTTTTTATGTATAAAGGCTTTGGCCTTGCCGCTTTTGCCTTTCCGGTGCTATTGGCCGTTACCGGTCTCTACCTTTTTTTGGGGCTCCAAACAAAAAGGCTCATAGGCAAATGGATATGGGGATTGATGGGAGTCATATGGATTTCCATTGCCTTGGGATTTTTCGCGGTCGATTACCCACTGCTAGGGGGCCTTGTTGGCTATGAAATGAATGATTTTCTTCAAGATTTTGTTGGGCGTATCGGAATTTTTCTATTGCTGGTCTTCGTATTGGTCGTCATCATGGTACGGCTCTTCAACTTTTCGCCAGAAGCCATTGGCAACTACTTCAAAGAAAAGGGAGGACTGTTTCAAAGGGGAACATCCCCAGAAAGCAATCTTGTAAAAGAAATGGTTGAAGAAGGTACCATAGAATTGGACATGGCCGAAGAAGAGCCCGAACAGAAGATCGACACCTACACCCACAAAAAAGATATTCCGCCCCTCAACCAAGAAGCGGGTCTTGATGTAAACCTGCCCCAAGAAGAAGAGGTTGATATTGACTTGGATGTACAAAAGGTCAATGAAGAAAAGGAAGAGAGCGACCTAAAGGCCGAAAAATTGGTCAAGGATTTTGGGGAATTCGACCCTAAATTGGAATTGGGCAACTATAAGTTTCCGCCACTCGACCTATTGGACCACCATGGAGGCGGCGGGGGCATTAACATCAACCAAGAAGAGCTTGAAGAAAACAAGAATCGAATCGTAAGCACGCTAAAAAATTACAAAATCGGCATTGCTCAGATCAAGGCTACGATCGGCCCAACGGTAACGCTTTACGAAATAGTGCCCGAGGCAGGAATCAGAATCTCAAAGATCAAAAACCTTGAAGACGACATTGCCCTCTCATTGGCGGCTTTGGGCATACGGATCATCGCCCCCATACCCGGCAAGGGAACCATCGGTATCGAGGTGCCGAACAAAAAAGCGACCATTGTATCGATGCGCTCGGTGATTGCCTCCAAGAAGTTCCAAAATGCGGAGATGCAATTGCCCATTGCCTTCGGCAAGACCATCAGCAACGAAACCTTTGTGGTCGATTTGGCAAAGATGCCCCACCTCTTGATGGCCGGTGCCACCGGGCAAGGTAAATCCGTTGGTTTGAATGCGGTGATCACCTCCCTCCTATACAAAAAACATCCTGCAGAGGTCAAATTTGTGCTGGTAGACCCCAAAAAGGTAGAATTGACGCTCTACAACAAAATCGAGCGGCACTTTTTGGCAAAACTCCCTGATTCTGAAGAAGCCATCATTACCGACAACACCAAGGTGATACATACCCTGAACTCGCTCTGTATTGAAATGGACAATCGCTATGAGCTGTTGAAACTGGCAATGGTTCGCAATATCAAGGAATACAATGCCAAGTTCAAGTCAAGAAAATTGAATCCGAACGACGGACATAAGTTTTTGCCCTATATCGTTTTGGTAATCGACGAGTTTGCCGATCTGATCATGACGGCTGGCAAAGAGGTCGAGACCCCTATTGCAAGATTGGCACAGCTGGCCAGGGCCACCGGCATCCACTTGATCATTGCCACACAACGACCCTCGGTGAATGTTATCACGGGAATCATAAAAGCCAACTTTCCGGCGCGAATCGCGTTTCGGGTAACCTCAAAAATCGATTCAAGAACCATTCTCGACACCCAGGGGGCCGACCAGTTGATAGGACGGGGCGATATGCTCTTTACCCAAGGCAATGATGTGACCCGGCTGCAATGTGCCTTTGTCGATACACCAGAAGTGGCCAAGATAACTGAGTATATCGGTTCGCAGCGTGCATATCCCGATGCCCATTTGCTTCCCGAATATGTAGGGGAAGATTCTGGCACGGGTATTGATTATGATATTTCCGACAGGGATTCGATGTTCCGAGAGGCTGCGGAGGTCATTGTAACGGCCCAGCAGGGTTCGGCATCCCTCATCCAAAGAAAATTGAAATTGGGCTATAACAGGGCTGGCCGTATTATCGACCAATTGGAGGCTGCAGGAATCGTGGGGCCCTTTGAGGGAAGTAAGGCCCGACAGGTTTTGGTGCCAGACATACACTCGTTAGACCAGTTATTACAAAACGAAACAAAACAATAA
- a CDS encoding peroxiredoxin, translating into MTFVGKKFPSLEVNAIDEMGDTFKINVFKKAVEEKKKVLLFWYPKDFTFVCPTELHAFQKALGEFEKRNTLVIGASCDTAEVHFAWLNTTKDNGGIEGVTYPLIADSNRNLSNILGILDITDETYNEEHDTVLLEGDNVTYRATYLIDEEGTVFHESINHMPVGRNINEFLRLIDAYTHVQEKGEVCPANWEEGKEAMNANRESVSEFLSSHIN; encoded by the coding sequence ATGACTTTCGTAGGTAAAAAATTCCCAAGTTTAGAAGTGAACGCCATCGATGAAATGGGCGACACTTTCAAAATCAACGTGTTCAAAAAAGCGGTTGAAGAAAAGAAAAAAGTATTGCTTTTCTGGTATCCGAAAGATTTCACTTTCGTGTGCCCTACCGAGCTTCATGCGTTTCAGAAAGCGTTGGGTGAGTTCGAAAAACGAAACACTTTGGTCATCGGTGCTTCTTGCGACACAGCTGAAGTACACTTTGCCTGGTTGAACACCACCAAAGACAATGGAGGTATCGAAGGGGTAACCTACCCATTGATCGCCGATAGTAACAGAAATCTATCGAACATTTTGGGCATACTTGACATTACCGACGAAACCTATAATGAAGAGCACGATACGGTACTATTGGAAGGTGACAACGTTACCTATCGCGCCACGTATCTAATCGACGAAGAGGGCACGGTATTCCATGAGAGCATCAACCATATGCCCGTAGGCCGTAACATCAACGAGTTCTTGCGCTTGATCGATGCCTATACCCATGTACAGGAAAAAGGCGAGGTTTGCCCCGCCAACTGGGAAGAAGGCAAAGAAGCCATGAATGCCAATAGGGAAAGCGTTTCTGAGTTCTTGTCAAGCCACATCAACTAA
- a CDS encoding LptF/LptG family permease, giving the protein MLSRFLYNFFSSFAILMFIFIFQTIWLFIDDLAGKDLDLVIIGKFLFYYMPTLIDKVLPLTVLLSSILTFGTFAENYEFAAMKASGISLQRAMLSIIVFVVLLGGFTFFLANNVIPASEQKIYNMRRNIAKLKPAAVIVEGVFSDIEGSDMNIKVEEKYGEKDRFLKDVIIHQKSSNGINRTVIRAKTGELISDEASDIIQLVLNNGHYYEEVNSKSKEEKKKHPFAKAEFETYIKNIDISALNDLDVEKESDITTDKMKNVFRLQKDIDSLGQNNVRQVRAFSKNIIARMGAFPIAQPNDTIVEEPRILLKAVEIKKSKDSIATTEQLLELFPEWQRLQLLTNAKNQVSSLLTTVRAKKEELRNRFKIYNMHILSLHKKFALAFSCVILFFVGAPLGAIIRKGGLGLPMVIAILLFLTYYFIGVFANNYAKEGNIHPILGAWLSVLIMLPLSIILTMRATADRGLMGDGNLIQRITDLFKKRKKHITE; this is encoded by the coding sequence ATATTATCGCGGTTTCTTTATAATTTCTTCAGTTCGTTTGCAATATTGATGTTCATCTTCATATTTCAAACGATCTGGCTTTTTATAGACGACCTCGCCGGCAAAGACCTTGATCTGGTGATCATTGGCAAGTTTCTTTTTTATTACATGCCCACTTTGATCGATAAGGTGTTGCCCCTAACGGTTTTACTGTCTTCTATTTTGACCTTTGGCACCTTTGCCGAAAACTACGAGTTTGCAGCCATGAAGGCTTCGGGTATCTCACTGCAACGGGCCATGCTGAGCATCATCGTTTTTGTGGTGCTTTTGGGCGGTTTTACCTTCTTTTTGGCCAACAATGTGATTCCGGCCTCAGAACAAAAAATCTATAACATGCGGCGCAATATCGCCAAACTAAAACCAGCTGCCGTCATTGTCGAAGGGGTGTTCAGCGATATTGAGGGGTCAGATATGAACATTAAGGTCGAAGAAAAATATGGCGAAAAAGACCGTTTTTTGAAAGATGTCATCATTCACCAAAAATCGAGCAACGGCATCAACCGTACGGTCATTCGTGCCAAAACGGGCGAATTGATCAGTGACGAGGCTTCTGACATTATACAACTGGTGCTCAACAATGGCCATTATTATGAGGAGGTCAACTCAAAATCAAAAGAGGAGAAAAAAAAGCACCCCTTTGCCAAGGCCGAATTTGAAACATATATCAAGAATATAGATATTTCGGCCCTTAACGACCTTGATGTTGAAAAAGAATCGGATATCACCACCGATAAGATGAAAAATGTTTTTCGCCTGCAAAAAGATATCGACTCGCTCGGCCAAAACAATGTCAGACAGGTACGGGCATTCTCAAAGAACATTATTGCCCGTATGGGGGCGTTCCCTATAGCACAGCCCAACGATACCATAGTAGAAGAGCCCAGAATATTATTGAAGGCCGTTGAAATAAAAAAGTCTAAAGACAGTATCGCTACCACCGAACAATTGCTCGAACTGTTTCCCGAGTGGCAGCGGCTTCAATTGCTCACCAACGCCAAAAACCAGGTCTCAAGCCTACTGACAACAGTCCGGGCCAAAAAGGAAGAACTTCGCAACCGTTTTAAGATCTACAATATGCACATCTTGTCGTTGCACAAAAAGTTTGCGCTGGCATTTTCATGTGTCATTTTATTTTTTGTGGGTGCTCCATTGGGGGCGATCATACGAAAGGGCGGCCTAGGGTTGCCCATGGTAATCGCGATACTTTTGTTCTTGACATATTACTTTATCGGCGTATTTGCCAACAACTACGCCAAAGAAGGCAATATACACCCCATATTGGGAGCATGGTTGTCGGTATTGATCATGTTGCCTTTAAGTATTATCTTGACCATGCGTGCCACCGCAGATCGTGGACTTATGGGCGATGGCAATCTAATTCAACGAATCACCGATCTGTTCAAAAAGCGTAAAAAGCATATCACGGAATGA
- a CDS encoding thioredoxin family protein, whose translation MLVELEKDNLQEIIDQNEKVVVQYSASWCGNCRIMKPKFKKEARENERLTFVLVDVEKFPESRKLANVDNLPTFAAFANGSLKKQVQTNKYEVLKELINEVAVN comes from the coding sequence ATGTTGGTTGAACTGGAAAAAGATAATCTTCAAGAGATTATTGACCAAAACGAAAAAGTGGTCGTACAATATTCTGCCTCATGGTGTGGAAACTGTCGTATCATGAAACCCAAGTTCAAGAAAGAGGCACGTGAAAACGAGCGACTGACCTTTGTCTTGGTAGATGTGGAAAAGTTTCCAGAATCCAGAAAATTGGCAAATGTTGACAACCTGCCCACCTTTGCGGCCTTCGCAAACGGTTCTCTAAAAAAGCAGGTGCAGACCAATAAGTACGAAGTGCTTAAAGAGTTGATCAATGAGGTTGCCGTTAATTAA
- a CDS encoding diacylglycerol kinase, whose amino-acid sequence MPKESFLKNRLKSIGFALNGMLLLLKTEASIKVQFFLALLMTAAGFYFDISSVEWCLQLLAIGLVMGIEGVNTAIEALSDYVQPDFDPRIGKIKDISAGAVMVVSVMAVIIGMIIYLPKIF is encoded by the coding sequence ATGCCTAAGGAATCATTTCTCAAAAACCGCCTGAAGAGTATTGGTTTTGCCTTAAATGGGATGCTGCTGTTGCTAAAGACCGAAGCAAGTATCAAGGTGCAGTTTTTCTTGGCCCTGTTGATGACGGCGGCAGGTTTTTATTTTGACATTTCATCGGTCGAATGGTGCCTGCAGCTTTTGGCCATCGGACTGGTAATGGGCATAGAAGGAGTTAACACGGCCATTGAAGCACTGTCAGATTATGTGCAACCAGATTTTGACCCTAGAATTGGCAAGATCAAAGATATATCTGCAGGGGCGGTCATGGTGGTATCGGTTATGGCGGTCATTATCGGCATGATCATTTATCTGCCAAAAATATTTTAG